A window of Kineococcus sp. NBC_00420 genomic DNA:
GAAGGACCCCGGCGTACCAGGGCGTGTCGCCCTGGCCGACGCCGTCGAGCAGGTCCGGGTCAAGCTGTCCAGCCACGTGCTGGACTCCTTGCAGCGCACCGGCATCCACCTACCCGAAGACCAGGACGGTGTCGACGAGCTGGGGCTCGGCGAGATGGCGTCCGACGACGTGCCAGGAGGCACCCGGTGAGCACCACCCCCGAGAACCCCGAAACTCCCGACGAGACCCAGGTTCCCGACGAGAACGTCGAACGCGCTCTGCGCGTCGGCCTCGACGACTACGACCTCTCGCCCGAGGACGTCGCCCTGCTGGAGTCCGACGGCTCCGACGACGGTGACGACGCCCCCACGGGCCCGCTGCCGGTGCTGGCCGTCGTCGGCCGGCCCAACGTCGGGAAGTCGACGCTGGTGAACCGCATCATCGGCCGCCGCGAGGCGGTCGTCGAGGACGTGCCCGGCGTCACCCGTGACCGTGTCGCCTACCCGGCGAACTGGGCCGGCCGCGACTTCACCCTCGTCGACACCGGCGGCTGGGAGGCCAAGGCCGAGGGCCTCAACCTCGCCGTCGCCGACCAGGCGGAACTCGCGATCGAACTCGCCGACGCGGTGATGTTCGTCGTCGACGGGACCGTCGGCGCGACGGCCAGCGACGAGCAGGTCGTCCGCCTGCTGCGCAAGTCCGGTCGTCCCGTGACCCTCATCGCCAACAAGGTCGACGGTCCCCGCCAGGAGGCCGACGCGACCGAGCTCTGGGGCCTCGGCCTCGGTGAGCCGCACCCCGTCTCGGCGCTGCACGGGCGCGGTACGGGCGACGCCCTCGACGCCGCGGTGAAGACGCTGCCTGCGGTCTCCGCGGTCGGTGGCGGCTACCAGCTGGAGGGCGGCCCGCGGCGCGTCGCGCTGCTCGGGCGTCCCAACGTCGGCAAGTCCTCGATGCTCAACAAGCTCGCCGGGTCCGACCGGGTGGTCGTGCACCCCACGGCCGGCACCACCCGCGACCCCGTCGACGAGCTCATCGAGCTCGGTGGACGCACCTGGCGCTTCGTCGACACCGCCGGCATCCGTCGTCGCGTGCACCTCACCAAGGGCGCCGACTTCTACGCCTCGCTGCGCACCCAGACCGCGCTGGAGAAGGCCGAGGTCGCCGTCGTCCTCGTCGACGCCAGCGAGCCGCTGGCCGAGCAGGACATCCGGGTCATCTCCACCGTCGTGGAGTCCGGGCGGGCCCTCGTCGTCGCCTACAACAAGTGGGACCTGACCGACGAGGAGCGCCGGCACTACCTCGAGCGCGAGATCGAGAAGGAACTCGTCCAGATCCCGTGGGCGCCCCGCGTGAACGTGTCGGCCTTCACCGGCCGGCACATGGAGCGTCTCGTCCCCGCGATCGACATCGCGCTGGACTCGTGGGAGATGCGCATCCCCACCGGGCGCCTCAACGCGTTCCTCGGCTCGATCGTCGCCGCCCACCCGCACCCGGTGCGGGGCGGCAAGCAACCGCGCATCCTCTTCGGGACTCAGGCCTCGACCAAGCCGCCGCGCTTCGTCATCTTCGCCAGCGGCTTCCTCGAGGCCGGGTACCGCCGGTTCATCGAGCGTCGTCTGCGCGAGGAGTTCGGCTTCGAGGGCACACCGATCGAGGTCAGCGTCCGCGTGCGGGAGAAGCGCAAACGATGAGGTAGGGTTCTACCCGGCCCGCAAAGAACGGGGCCGGGTGGTCGTTCCTCGGAGCGATCGGGCTGTGGCGCAGCTTGGTAGCGCACTTGACTGGGGGTCAAGGGGTCGCAGGTTCAAATCCTGTCAGCCCGACCAGCGGAAACGCAGGTCAGAGCGGGTGTTCGTCTTCGGACGGGCACCCGCTCAGTCGTTGTGACAGCAACCGATGTAGCAACGGCTGCTGGAAGACCACCTCACCAGTCGATGGCGAGGTTGAGCAGGTCAGCGGCCTCACGGGCCAAGCCCGGCGTGACGTGGCTGTACGTATCGGCCGTGATCGAGTAGTTCGCATGACCGAGGTGTACCTGCGCCACCTTGGTCGATGCGCCCATCGCCAGCAGGAAGCTCGCCGCGGAGTGCCGCAGCGTGTGCAGACCGATGCCCTCCAATCCCGCCGTGTTGGCGACGGTCGTGAAGCGGCGGAGGACGTTGCGCGGCTCCAACGGCGTGCCGACCTCCGTGGCGAAGACCAGGTCGGAGTCCGTCCAGCTGGGGCCGGCAGCGAGGCGTTCCGCCAGCTGGGTGGCACGGTGGGCGCGGAGGGCGGTGACCGCGGCACCCGGCAGCGGGATGGTGCGGCGTGACTGCTCGGTCTTCGGTTCGCCCAGGCGCAGTCCAGCGCTGGTCCGGGAGAGCGTCCACCGGACCCGCAGCGACCCCGCGTCGAGGTCTACGTCCCGCCAGTGCAGGCCCAGAGCCTCACCTCGGCGGAGTCCCGTGGCCAGCATGAGCCTGACGATGGGCTCGATGCGCTCACCGTGCAGGGCGCTCAGCAGTGCGCCGGCCTGCTCACGGGTCAGGAACTTGGCCTCGGTCCGCTCCACGGACGGTCGCGGCACCAGCGCCGCCACGTTGCGTCGGACCAGCCCGTCGCGCACGGCGACGTCGAGAGCGGACCGGAGCACCGTGTAGATCTGGCGCACCGTGGAGGTCGACAGCCCGGAGGCCCGCCTCTCGACGACCAGCGCCTCGACGTCGGAGGGACGCAGCGCCGACAGCTTGCGCATCCCGATGGTGGGCATCAGGTGGACGCGGGCGATGGTCGCGTAGAGGTCCTTCGTGGCCTGCTTGCGGTCGCTGGCCGCCAGCGCCCCCGCGGCCCACTCCGCCAGCCATGCCGCCGTGGTCATCGCGCTGTCCTTGACGGGCTCGCCAGCCTCGACGCGGTCGCGGGCTTCCCGCAGTTTCGCCCGGGCCTCAGCCTGCGTCTTGCCGTACACGGTCCTGCGGACCGTCTTCCCGTTGTCGTCCACGTAGGACAACGCCGCGGCCCAGCGGCCGTCCTTCCGCTTGTAGATGGACCCCTCGCCGTTCGCGCGCTTGCTCACTCGCTGCTCCGCTTCGACATCTTCATCGCCTTCTCCTTGTTGGTCATTGCCTTGACCCGCCTCCGGCGCTCGCGTTCGCCCTGGGCCTTGCCGCACTCCTTGGAGCAGTACTTCAGCCCGGCAGTCCGGTACTGCCCCTGCTGGGCACGGCCTCGCTGTCGTGCGAAGAGACGATCCGGGAGGATGCACGTCTCGTTGTGGCACACCAACAGAGGCGTGTGAGCCATGACGTCGTTGAAGCACTGCATGGCGGCGACGGAGTACGCGGTCACCATCGGGCGGCTGATCACCGAGTCGAGGTAGTCCTCACCGCCGCTGTCCAAGGCGACCTGCGTCGCGGACAGGGCGGGCGTCAGCATCATGGCGAAGATGTACGCGTCGTTGTCCGTGGTCTTGGTGGGCTCGGCGTCTGGACGCTGCCAAGCCCGGATTCGATCCGCCCACTCCTTGGCGGTCGACAACCGTTCCCGGACCTCTTGGATCTCGACGAGGTCGCGTTCTTCAACACCGAACCGGGCTCCAGCGGCTTCTCGCCGGACTCGTTGTCCCAGGTGCTCGTCGCCGCCGCGGAGCTGCTCCATCCGGTGGTGGCTGATGTTGTCCCACTCCTCGCCTGCAGGCCGGTCGCGCCAGAAGACGTCGGCAGTACGTCCCCAGGTGCGGACGAACTCCACGATGCCGTCGTCGGTCGAGGGTGCGAAGGCCGACATCTCCCGCAGGTAGAAGTCGGGCGGCACCTCCTTCAGGTCCGGTGCACCGGACAGCAAGAGCCATCCGTCGCCGAGGGGCTGTACCTGCTGAACCGGCAGCTGGGGGATCACCAAGTCCCCCCGGAGTGCACCCGTGGGGCGGAACTGGGGGGTCACTTGCTGGGCACTTTCACTCGCTTCCCGCGACCCACCGTGGGACGCTGTGTACACAGAACGTCCCACGGACAACGACGGACGTCAATAACCAGAGGAGTGATCCGCATGACGGAACCGCTGCTGCTGTCGGTGCAGGAGGCCCACCGACAGTTGGGCCTGGGCCGCTCGAAGCTGTACGAGTTCATCACCGCGGGCGACATCGAGACGGTGAAGGTGGGCCGGAGGACCCTCGTGCCCATGGAGAGCCTGCAGGCCTTCGTCGAAAAGCTGCGGCACCGCCCGGCGGTGGGGGCCGCTCCGGAGTGATGTCCCACCCCGGTCGGATCCAATACCTGGATTGCGGCCTCTAGCTCTAACGACCGTGCCGGCTCCTGGCGGGGAGCCGGCACGAGGACGAACCAACAAGCAACGACATCGTCCCACGTACCCCTGACGAGGCACAGCCCGACCTCGCTTCGGTAAAGCAGGTACGTGGGCGAGGAGGAGATCATCGTGAACAACCGCTCCACCCCGGACGAGCCCACCTGGACCATCGCAGTCCAGATCACGCGAACCCTCGGCCCCGTCTTCCCCCTCGACCACCCGGATCTCCCGGTGTGCATCGGGCTGCACGGCCCCACCACCCCCTGCGACGGGAAGCGGGGGAAGCACCCGACCACTCGCTGGAGCAAAACGGCGACGACGGACGAGGAGGTGCTGAAGACCATCTTCGCGCAGGGGCTGCGGAACATCGGCATCGCGTGCGGGCCGGCGGGTTTGCTCGTGATCGACGAGGACCAGGACGGAGCCTTCGCCGCGTTCGCCGCGTCTCAGGGCGCCTCCATCCCGCCCACCTACACGGTGCGCACCGGTAGGGGGTTCCACTACTACTTCCACCAGGACGGGACCCTCGGAAACCACGAGGGTCTGCTGACCGGCCAGGGCATCAACGTCCGTGGCGTCGGCGGGTACGTCGTGGCTCCGGGCAGCCGACACGAGAGCGGAGAGATGTACGAGGCCCTCGACGACGAGGCGCCGATCGCTGAGATCCCGACCTGGCTGCACGACGCGCTCCAGCGCCGCAGCCGCGTCACGTCCGTCTCCCCGATCACCGCCTCGTCGTCGAGGTCGACCTCGTCCAGCACCCAGAAGCACACCGGCCCGATCCGCGAAGGCGAGCGGCACAACGCGCTCGTCTCCTACGCCGGTCACCTCCTGCGCGCCGGGCTGCCCATCGAGGAGGCGGACATCCTGATGGAGCGGCGATGGAAGCAGTGCGCCCAACCGCCGGAGGCGAAGACCCCCATCACGCTGCAGGAAGCGCAGTCCAAGCTGAAGGACGTCTACGACCGGTACCCCCACCACAGCGAACCGGCCATCTCCGCGCGCGACATCGACGAACGCTACCCCGTGGTCGACTGGGCCGAACTCTTCGCCGGAACCAGGGCCGGAGCGGACTGGCTGTGCGAACCCCTCATCGAGGCCGGTCGCGTCGTCACCCTCTACAGCCCCGCGAAGGCGGGTAAGAGCCTCCTCACGCTGGAGATCGTGGCGGCGCTCGCGACCGGAGGCTCGGTGCTCGGCAACCCCGCCCGCCCCGCCCTCCGCGTCCTCTACGTGGACATGGAGAACACCCTCGATGACCTGCACCAGCGGCTCCGGGACCTGGGGTACGTGGGGGGGTTGAAGAACCTGAAGTACCTGCCCTTCCCGCCCCTGCCGCCGCTCGACACCCCCGACGGAGGCGCTGCCCTCCTGGGCATCGTTGAGCGGCACCAGGTCGACCTCGTCGTGCTGGACACGGTCAGTCGGGTCGTCGGCGGGGAGGAAGACCGTGCCGACACCTTCCGAGCCTTCTACCGCCACACCATCGTCGGGTTGAAGGCGCAGGGGATCGCGGTCCTCCGACTCGACCACGCCGGTAAGGAGGAGTCCCGCGGCCAGCGGGGCAGCAGCGCGAAGACGGACGACGTCGACGCGGTTTGGAGGCTCAGCGTCCTGCGGCACAACATCGTCAAGCTGCAGCGGACGCATAGTCGCGGCAACCACGGTGCGGCGGAGATGATGTTGAGGCGGGAGAGCGCGCCCCTGCGGCACGTCCCGGTCGTCGGAGCCCTGGACTCCCGGATCGAAAAGATCATCCAGCGGCTGGACGAACTGCAGATCCCCGACGCTGCGGGCCGGCCGAAGTGTCAGACCGCTCTGCGGGAGGACGGCTTCTCCGCGAAGACCGACGACATCACGAGCGCCGTCGCGGTGCGGAAGAAGCGCATCTCCGGGGGCGACGGCGAAACGCGACCGGGCGAGGGGCCGAGCGCAGCGGCCTGAGGTCAACGAAGGTCAGCAGGGTCACCTGCGCAAGCGGGACCTGCCCCTGGTCCGTTCCTTACGGACGGACCAGGGGGCAGGCCCCGGCTCCCCCCCCCCTTTTTGCAGGATGGGAACGCCCGTGTGGGAGGTACACCACGGCTGGTTCTCTCTCGCGATGGGGGGCTGCAGAAAAAATGCTCTTGTAACACCTGTTAGTTCGACATGTCACGAGGTCCCCCCCGGGTTCGCCGTCGAGTGGTCGGAGGATCGCGTAAACAACGCCAGGTTCCCCCTCACGATGAGTCGGCACCGGCCAAGGAAGGTTGCGTGCCCGTGACGCCACCGCAAGGACGCCAGACCGCTGAAGAGCGGCACTTGAACGCTCGTCCTAGTGCCGCCCTCCGAGGTTGCTGAACCCGTATAGGACACCGACCAGGCCCAAGACGGCCGCGGTCACTAAGTACATGGTGATGTTGCTTCCCATGACGCCGGTCACCGCTGCGGCTGCCCACGGAGCCAACGCCGTCGCGGTCGTGATCGGCATTGCGAACACCCCCGCCACCGCGCCGTAGTGCTGCTGACCCCACCGGTCCGCGACCACGCTCGCCTGCAGCAAGGTGAAGGCGCCCCTGGCCGCACCGAAGAGGACCGCGCCGGTGATGAGCAAACTGACCACCGGCGGGAGAAGCGCCAAACCCAGGATCGAACCGCCGGCGATGATGACCACGAGGAGGATCCCGGTGGTCGAGGACCTGCTCCAGACCACCGGGCCGTAGAGCAGTCGTCCGACGAGCTGCCCGGCGCCCAGCAACCCCAGGGTCATCGCCGCGAGCCGGTGGTCGAACCCTCGCTCCACGAGCAGCGGCACCAACCCCAAGCTGGCCATGTAGAAGGCTAAGGCCAAGGTCGTGAAGACGACCGCCAGCACGATGAAACCTCGACTGCGCACGACGTGACGCACCTGTGCCCTGGACCGGCGGGACGGGGCCGTTGGATCCCAGGGCGCTCGCAGTCCCCACCCATGTAGGAGGACGGTCCCGACCAGGAGCACTGTCAGCAGCAAGTAGCTGGTCCGCCAGGAGAAGTTCTCGACCAGCACCGCAGTCAGGGGGGCGAAGACGGTGGACGACAAGCCCGCCACGAGCGTCAGCACCAGCAAGCCCCGCATCCGCTCGGCACCGAACCAGCCCGTCACCGCGGCGAAGGCCGGCGGGTACAGGACGCCGGACATGGCGAGGCCCACCAGCGCCCACGCCAGCGCGAACGTCAGCAGGGACGTCGCGCTGGCCACGGCGACCATGGCGATGACGGCCAACACCGATCCGACCGTCATCACCTTCCGCGGCCCGAACCGGTCGAGCCATCTCCCGACCGGGACCCCAGCGACCGCCGAGACGAGAAGCCCCAGGGAGAAGGCCGCGCTGGCCCCGCTGGCTGACCAGCCCGTGTCCGCGGTGATGGCCGACAACAGCACGGGGAAGGCGTAGTACGTCACCCCCCAGGACACGACCTCGGTCACGCACAGCGTGGCCAGAGCCAGCCGGAGTTGCGGCTGCACCTGCGCCTCGACGATCGGCACGTCTGCCGTCAGTGTCATCGGCAGGGATGACCGGCGACGTCGCGACATCGTCCGACACGGGCCTCGCGCTCGCCGGCGCGCCCGTGAGCCAAGCCGGTGGGGAACCCGATGGAGACCGGCTCCGCATCCGCCGGTTCGGCACAGCACCCGGCGCTCGCGGACTCGTTGATGTCCAGGGAGCCGTCGGCTGAGATCATCGGCGGTGCCGAGGAGCACACCCCCGTCTCGGGCAGGTCGAGCTGTACATCGGCGGCAGCAGCGGCGTCCCCAGCCAGGGCAGCGGCGATCGAGCGCACCTGCTCGTAGCCGGTGGCCAGCAGGAAGGTCGGCGCACGTCCGTAGGACTTCATTCCGACGATGAAGAAGTCCGTGTCCGGGTGGGCCAGCACGTCCGCGCCGTGCGCCGGGACGGTCCCGCAGGAGTGAAACTCCGGGTCGATGAGCGGGGCCAAGCGGCGGGGGGCTTCGACGCCGGGGTCCAGGTCCAGACGCAGCTCGCGCAGCATCGCCAGGTCGGGCCGGAAACCGGTCGCGGCCACCACGACGTCCGCGGACAGCCGACGATCCCCGGTCGGTGACGAAGTAGCGACAGCTACCGCGTCACCAGACATCTCCAGGGCGGTGATCGTCACCTCGGTCAGCAGCTCGACGCGGTCGGCCTCCACTGCGGTCCGCAACCGTGAGCCCAGAGCGCCGCGGGCGGGAAGCCCGTCGCGGTCCCCGCCACCGAACGTGCGGGCCACCGACGCGCCACGGACGGCCCAGGTGATGACGGTGCCGGGATCCTGCTCGGCCAGGGCGACGAGGTCCAACAGCGTGTTCGTCGCGGAGTGCCCGGCCCCGACGACCAGCACCCGGCGACCGGCGAAGCGTGCCCGGTCCGCGCCGAGGACATCGGGCAGGGGACCGCTGAGGTGGTCACCGGCCTCCGCTTCCCCGATCGCGGGCAGCCCCGCGGCACCCAAGGGGTTCGACTGTCCCCACGTCCCGGAGGCGTCGATGACCGCCTGCGCCTGGTAGTCGACGACCATGCCGTTTGAGGCCTGCGTTCGGACGAGGAACGGCCGGTCGCTGCGCTCGTGGTTGTGCGTCTTGTCCATCCCGGCACGGCTGATGGCGATGACGCGCTCGCCGGTCCGGATGCGCGGTGCCAGCGTGGGGACGGCCGCCAAGGGGGCGAGATACTGCACGACGAGGTCACCGCCGGTCGGCAATCCCGTCGGCTTCGGCCTCGTCCAACCGGTCGGTTCCAGCAGGCGCACCGCCGCGGCGTCGAGGTTGTACCGCCATGGGGAGAAGAGCCGGACGTGCGACCAGGCCCGCACCGCGGACCCGACGTCGTCACCGGCTTCCAGCACCAGCGGGTCGAGGCCCCGTTCCAGCAGGTGCGCCGCAGCGGCCAGGCCGACCGGCCCGGCACCGATCACGATGACCGGCAGGTCACTGCGGTCGACGGTGACGGTAGGAGTGGACATGGCTGTTCTCCTTCGAGGTGGGGAAGGTCAACGACGGGACGAGACCGCGGCGCTCGCGGGCACCGTGGGATCACCGGGGAAGAAGCGACGTCCGGCCCATAGGGCGACGTAGACGAAGGCCACCAGTACCGGCACCTCGATCAGCGGCCCGACGACCCCGGCCAAGGCCTGACCGGAGGTGACGCCGAAGGTGCCGATGGCCACCGCGATGGCGAGTTCGAAGTTGTTGCCCGTTGCGGTGAAAGACAGCGTCGAGGTCTTCGCGTAGCTCAGTCCGATCGCCTTCCCCAGCGCGAAGGACCCGGTGAACATGATCACGAAGTAGGCCAGCAGCGGCAGCGCGATGCGAGCCACGTCGCCCGGCTGGGAGGTGATCGCGTCACCCTGCAGGGCGAAGAGCATCACGATGGTGAACAGCAACCCGTAGAGAGCGACCGGGCCGATCTTCGGCAGGAAGCGGTCCTCGTACCAGGCGCGTCCCCTGGTCCGTTCCCCCAGCGTGCGGGTCAGGAAACCGGCCACCAGCGGGATGCCGAGGAACACCAGCACCGAGACGACGATCGCGCCGACGGAGAACTCCACGCTCGTGGTCTCCAGACCCAGCCAGCCCGGCAGGATCTGCAGGTAGAACCAGCCCAGTGCGGCGAAGGCGAAGACCTGGAACACGGAGTTGATCGCCACCAGCACCGCGGCGGCTTCCCGGTCCCCGCAGGACAAGTCGTTCCAGATCAGCACCATGGCGATGCAGCGGGCCAGACCGACGATGACCAGTCCCGTGCGGTACTCCGGCTGGTCCG
This region includes:
- the der gene encoding ribosome biogenesis GTPase Der, translating into MSTTPENPETPDETQVPDENVERALRVGLDDYDLSPEDVALLESDGSDDGDDAPTGPLPVLAVVGRPNVGKSTLVNRIIGRREAVVEDVPGVTRDRVAYPANWAGRDFTLVDTGGWEAKAEGLNLAVADQAELAIELADAVMFVVDGTVGATASDEQVVRLLRKSGRPVTLIANKVDGPRQEADATELWGLGLGEPHPVSALHGRGTGDALDAAVKTLPAVSAVGGGYQLEGGPRRVALLGRPNVGKSSMLNKLAGSDRVVVHPTAGTTRDPVDELIELGGRTWRFVDTAGIRRRVHLTKGADFYASLRTQTALEKAEVAVVLVDASEPLAEQDIRVISTVVESGRALVVAYNKWDLTDEERRHYLEREIEKELVQIPWAPRVNVSAFTGRHMERLVPAIDIALDSWEMRIPTGRLNAFLGSIVAAHPHPVRGGKQPRILFGTQASTKPPRFVIFASGFLEAGYRRFIERRLREEFGFEGTPIEVSVRVREKRKR
- a CDS encoding tyrosine-type recombinase/integrase → MSKRANGEGSIYKRKDGRWAAALSYVDDNGKTVRRTVYGKTQAEARAKLREARDRVEAGEPVKDSAMTTAAWLAEWAAGALAASDRKQATKDLYATIARVHLMPTIGMRKLSALRPSDVEALVVERRASGLSTSTVRQIYTVLRSALDVAVRDGLVRRNVAALVPRPSVERTEAKFLTREQAGALLSALHGERIEPIVRLMLATGLRRGEALGLHWRDVDLDAGSLRVRWTLSRTSAGLRLGEPKTEQSRRTIPLPGAAVTALRAHRATQLAERLAAGPSWTDSDLVFATEVGTPLEPRNVLRRFTTVANTAGLEGIGLHTLRHSAASFLLAMGASTKVAQVHLGHANYSITADTYSHVTPGLAREAADLLNLAIDW
- a CDS encoding helix-turn-helix domain-containing protein → MTEPLLLSVQEAHRQLGLGRSKLYEFITAGDIETVKVGRRTLVPMESLQAFVEKLRHRPAVGAAPE
- a CDS encoding bifunctional DNA primase/polymerase, with the translated sequence MNNRSTPDEPTWTIAVQITRTLGPVFPLDHPDLPVCIGLHGPTTPCDGKRGKHPTTRWSKTATTDEEVLKTIFAQGLRNIGIACGPAGLLVIDEDQDGAFAAFAASQGASIPPTYTVRTGRGFHYYFHQDGTLGNHEGLLTGQGINVRGVGGYVVAPGSRHESGEMYEALDDEAPIAEIPTWLHDALQRRSRVTSVSPITASSSRSTSSSTQKHTGPIREGERHNALVSYAGHLLRAGLPIEEADILMERRWKQCAQPPEAKTPITLQEAQSKLKDVYDRYPHHSEPAISARDIDERYPVVDWAELFAGTRAGADWLCEPLIEAGRVVTLYSPAKAGKSLLTLEIVAALATGGSVLGNPARPALRVLYVDMENTLDDLHQRLRDLGYVGGLKNLKYLPFPPLPPLDTPDGGAALLGIVERHQVDLVVLDTVSRVVGGEEDRADTFRAFYRHTIVGLKAQGIAVLRLDHAGKEESRGQRGSSAKTDDVDAVWRLSVLRHNIVKLQRTHSRGNHGAAEMMLRRESAPLRHVPVVGALDSRIEKIIQRLDELQIPDAAGRPKCQTALREDGFSAKTDDITSAVAVRKKRISGGDGETRPGEGPSAAA
- a CDS encoding MFS transporter — its product is MPIVEAQVQPQLRLALATLCVTEVVSWGVTYYAFPVLLSAITADTGWSASGASAAFSLGLLVSAVAGVPVGRWLDRFGPRKVMTVGSVLAVIAMVAVASATSLLTFALAWALVGLAMSGVLYPPAFAAVTGWFGAERMRGLLVLTLVAGLSSTVFAPLTAVLVENFSWRTSYLLLTVLLVGTVLLHGWGLRAPWDPTAPSRRSRAQVRHVVRSRGFIVLAVVFTTLALAFYMASLGLVPLLVERGFDHRLAAMTLGLLGAGQLVGRLLYGPVVWSRSSTTGILLVVIIAGGSILGLALLPPVVSLLITGAVLFGAARGAFTLLQASVVADRWGQQHYGAVAGVFAMPITTATALAPWAAAAVTGVMGSNITMYLVTAAVLGLVGVLYGFSNLGGRH
- a CDS encoding NAD(P)-binding domain-containing protein, which encodes MSTPTVTVDRSDLPVIVIGAGPVGLAAAAHLLERGLDPLVLEAGDDVGSAVRAWSHVRLFSPWRYNLDAAAVRLLEPTGWTRPKPTGLPTGGDLVVQYLAPLAAVPTLAPRIRTGERVIAISRAGMDKTHNHERSDRPFLVRTQASNGMVVDYQAQAVIDASGTWGQSNPLGAAGLPAIGEAEAGDHLSGPLPDVLGADRARFAGRRVLVVGAGHSATNTLLDLVALAEQDPGTVITWAVRGASVARTFGGGDRDGLPARGALGSRLRTAVEADRVELLTEVTITALEMSGDAVAVATSSPTGDRRLSADVVVAATGFRPDLAMLRELRLDLDPGVEAPRRLAPLIDPEFHSCGTVPAHGADVLAHPDTDFFIVGMKSYGRAPTFLLATGYEQVRSIAAALAGDAAAAADVQLDLPETGVCSSAPPMISADGSLDINESASAGCCAEPADAEPVSIGFPTGLAHGRAGEREARVGRCRDVAGHPCR
- the arsB gene encoding ACR3 family arsenite efflux transporter; protein product: MSDLVAENPHGSTETPVLARLSVLDRFLPVWIIAAMAVGLLLGRLVHGLDDALSAVEVGSVSLPIAIGLLLMMYPVLAKVRYSETGRIAADRRLMVSSLVLNWLIGPALMFALAWLLLPDQPEYRTGLVIVGLARCIAMVLIWNDLSCGDREAAAVLVAINSVFQVFAFAALGWFYLQILPGWLGLETTSVEFSVGAIVVSVLVFLGIPLVAGFLTRTLGERTRGRAWYEDRFLPKIGPVALYGLLFTIVMLFALQGDAITSQPGDVARIALPLLAYFVIMFTGSFALGKAIGLSYAKTSTLSFTATGNNFELAIAVAIGTFGVTSGQALAGVVGPLIEVPVLVAFVYVALWAGRRFFPGDPTVPASAAVSSRR